A region of Ornithodoros turicata isolate Travis chromosome 5, ASM3712646v1, whole genome shotgun sequence DNA encodes the following proteins:
- the LOC135396173 gene encoding uncharacterized protein LOC135396173 — MDTLQMAAGVDRLHRSTWDCIDCKDVVSCLNGHAYACKTATASHIEEGSGATCSDNYSSAISFEELSCSSLRMILVELCTASLVHRRGCVHATCAPYVCVGISNPCMLSIRPTMMYWMKFKGAFPKCCSGCAFGARGNFLCPE, encoded by the exons atggacacattgcaaatggcggcaggagtggatcggctacatcg gtcaacgtgggactgtatcgactgcaaggac gtagtgtcctgtctcaacggtcacgcatatgcgtgcaaaactgcaactgcttctcacatcgaagagGGGTCTGGTGCCACATGCTCGGACAATtattcgtcggccatttcgtttgaggaactgtcgtgttcgtcactaaggatgatctTGGTTGAGCTTTGCACTGccagcctggtgcatcggaggggttgtgtccatgcaacgtgtgctccatatgtgtgtgttgggattagtaacccgtgtatgctttccattcggccaacgatgatgtactggatgaaatttaaag GTGCATTTCCCAAATGCTGCAGTGGCTGTGCATTTGGTGCTCGTGGAAATTTCTTGTGTCCTGAGTAA